AATAGAGACGGAGGCTAGGTCATCTGGACAGACGTCCAGTTCACGCCCAGCGAAAGAAGCAATATTGAAGCTCAATCAGCTCGTATCGGTATGGATTGAACCCGGCTTCTAGTCCCCTTATCTATGTAACAAAGGGCCCATTGGTTAATTGTATATTGCGTCTAGAATTACCACACAAAAGCTGCTCTAGTAATACTGGCCTCTCGGATCGACTTCTCTCGCTCAGACGATACACCGAAATTAAATCCCAAAGTCAATCGATGGGTATGCTACATCCCCAAATATGCTGAGCCTCTGCTTCCCATCAATTGTACTTGGTATCCATGTACTCTGCTAACTACTTTGCTCCATCTTCCAGTTCGCCATCGATTTAGAAGACATCGATGCTCTCCGAGAGGAGCTCCGATTCTGGCGAACGAACGACGTTAGCGAACAACTGCCTCCACCGTTGATCATCGAGACGTATCTGGATACAAAGGATCTGACGAATAACCAGAGTCTCGTTGCCTTGGATGAGCAAGGGAAAAGATTTGATGTTCTGGAATCTCTTTCTAGGTCTTCAGAGGTACAAGCCAAGGGGCCGTTATCGTCTAGGTCCGAGGATGTTATTCTAGAGCGATGGAGGGTGGAACTGGGGAATACGCCTAACAAGGCACTACCGGCAGATCTTGGCTCAAATCTgccaaaaatatataagcagAGTATCGTGACGTTCAGAACGTTATTCACCTACTCCAAATTGTTACCCGCATGGAAGCTCGCAAAGCGCAACGGGAGGCTTCATACGCACCCGGCGCTTAAGATCAGGTATCGTATCTTGGTTGGGAAGCCCAATCCGGATAACTCCAAGCCGGACCGATTGACTACGCCGCTATTCGACAGCCCTAATAGGGTGGTCGATACGTACACCTTTGGGACCACGGAGTCGCCGGTTGGATACCTTTCCATCCAAGTGACCTATCGAACAAGCTGTGAGTTTCGAGTGGACGACTCGGAAGCTCTTCTGAGTTCCCGATTCATGGGAGCCGACGATGAAGTCTTCCGCCCTTCACTTCCTAGCAGGGATTCCAACCTCAAGGCCGCCAATTCCGGGGTCGGATCGGCTCCTGTCGAGAAACGAACTGTCGAAGACCCTGACCCAAGTCGAGCTTATGGGAGTCTATCAACGTTCCACCACGTCGGCCCTACGACCAGTGCGAGTCCAATCTCAGCTCTTCGTGCCGCCCGCGAATCAGGAGCTGCCTCGCCATCCCCTCCAAGTTCCTCTTCCCGGAAACCTGTAGAAGTTGTGAAAGCAAGTCCTCTGGGCCGTGCTGCCGTTTTGGCAAATGAAAGTAGCCCGGGCGTTGCTAGACGATCGTctatctctttccctccgttCAAAGCACCACCATTGTCTGCGTCGCCATCTCTTGTTGATCCTCCACTGGGTATGTCGCCCCGGTCAGGGACAATGGCTCGCCCTTCGTTCCCAGAATCGAAGAACATGCCACCGCCGTCCATGGCAGCTTCCGCTCGCAAATCCTTACCTTTGCCCGGGGCTCCTGAGACTACAGCTACTTCTTCCAATTCGGCATCACCTCGGCCTACGCCAACCGCAAGGTACAGTAGCGCCTTCACTCATCGACGGGGTAGGCCTTCTTCGGGCAACATCAACAAAATAGACGACGAAAATTTGAGTGGCAAGACCAGTGCAACGTCTTCCAACCCTCAACCTGGGTCAGGCTTACTTGCTGAAGCCACGGGGACAAGTGCAGATTCCATTCATGCAGACGATGAGAACATTACGGAGTTCCTGAAGATGCTGGATTTGAGGAAAGATCTCTTGAAAACATCAAACTCGGCTTCTGCTGATGTGACTGCACGCCGGACAACGGCTACTTCGGCTGCGTTGACCCGGTTCCAGCGAATGAGAGATTCGAACGCACAACTGTCGGAGTCAATGTCATCTTCTATGCTCTTGCAGCGCTCATCGACCTCTTCGAGCAAGCAGCTCTCGGGAGTGCCCCCCATGGTGGCAGGTACTTCGATTTCGACGGCCTCTTCTCCGGGCAAACCCATTTCACCCCATACCCCACATACTCCGGCCATTCCGTCTCGCCTCAGTTCTAACAGCATCGTTGATTATGGCAACGATAGAGGTCGCGAGCAACCCTCCTCGGTCGGAGATTACACTCCCGAGGGTCCGACCATACCCCATCGCCCCTCCGTCGCAACGGTGAATGCCATTGACATCCCTACATCACCAGGGCTGCCATTCCCACCTTATCGTCGGCCCAGCTCTGCtgctccaccccctccaccagttgcggccgatgatgatgagatatTCCCCTTCAATCTGCGCAGCGTAAGCCTCGGGGCTGAGGAGAGATCACACAATAGCTTAAGCGCCCTACAGAGACAGCATGACCTGGAAGGGGCTACATCAACGACCCAGCCAACGCGCAGGGAACAACGTCCCCCGTCGGTCAGCGAAGATCCGAGCCGAAGGTCGAGCTCAACGGGGCACCGAACGAGCCCCCACAAGCGGACATCACTGTCAGGGCCAACAGCGACACCGTCGCCGTCGAACAATCATATCTACCAACCACGCTTCGGCCTTTCTCGGGGGCGAGGGCTGTCTGGTGGGCCGCATTCCCTCAGCTCCGGCTCGAGTAGTCTTGCGCGCGGCGCTCCTTCTGATCTCGCTGAGCGCGATCATGATCGTGATGGCAATGCAAGTGGCAGTAACAGCGGCACCTCGGCTGTTGAAGATCGTAGGGGAGCTGGGCGACGACCAAGTTCGGGCCGAAACATTCCTCCGCCACCATCACAAGCTGAAGAGGACGAGCCGCTATTGTTTGCTATGAGCGATTTCGGGGCCTCCCGGCGAAGCTTCGAAGAAGGCAGACATGGCAACCAAGGTAGGCGACTCTAATGGAGTCGCCTTATTTAGtccttattttcttattcccTCTATCATGTTGTCGGTCTCGTACAATATGCGTGCCTGCATTTGAAGGCTCTGTTGGAAGTTGCCATTTTGGGGGCTTTTGTATCAACCTTCATATTTATGCTTTTTCTCAAACTTCACTCTTCTGATGCTGTCTTTTTACGAGGCCATgccttattttttttttttttttttttttttttttttttttttttatttttttttttttcccctactCACAGTGATCTACTTTTATAGACTGATCTGCAAGCGATACGGCCATGTGCGACCCGGAAAGGCGAATAGAGGATGATATAAGGGGCTTTTTCTCAAGGTTCTATtgttttttaatttctggTGTCAAAATCTGCTTAAACGGCCGTCTGCATTCTGGAGTGAATAGTGTTTTTGGGTTCCGTTGTATCCATTCGTTTTTGTCTGCCTTTTTGAAGATGGGGATATTGATCTATCCCTcgttctttttcatttttacTATTCTTCTTACACTCGCGCCGTCTGCGTTTACACTTCTTCCTGATGACTCGActtttcttcgtctttgGTTAGCGTCATTGAGTGATCTGTAATCAGAGGTATACAGGCCCAGGGAAAGGCCTGAAGTTGCTTGCTTGTGCTCATTGTGGATAGCTATCAATGATTCGAAACGCAATCTATCATGATTCAACAAACAACAAATCTATATGTTACGAAGATCttaagagaaaaagaaaaggcttGGAAAATATCATTTCCATGGACCTCAAGCTGCATTACAATCGTCAACTTCAAAACCTAACTAGACACCTTTTTACGTACTCCGTTCATGCACACAATGCTTTTTTGTATCTCTCTCATGCCCTTCAATTTTAGATCTATGTACAGTACAAGGGACAACAATTATTTTGGAAGTTGAGGGTGGGTATCTGCTTATCACATGCTGATTCAAGGAATCTCGTTGCCAGGATTTCCTTAGGCAGCGTGAAATGTTGTTCTTTCCCGACTTATCCCGATAATTTTCTTCGTCGGAAGCCTCTAGGATGAGAGGCGGGTGGACATGcacatgatgatggatggtagCAGGGTCCACGTGGCCTGTTACACCGTCTTCTGCATGTCATGTCATATCTCTGATTGTTGATAAGATAGACATGAGATGAGTCTAGTATCGCCcagcaggaggagagaagtgaagtgggtggtgggCGAGCATGTTTTTTGGGAACCGGCcatgtaggtaggtaggtgatgaaggagatgatggatgggggagagcaagacaagacaacTGTGTCTGTCTTTTTGCCGGCTAAAGGAGAGCTCTGGGGGAGTTATACATGCACGGTATATATGAACTGCCAGTGCTCACGAGGGGATTCTCGACTTGTTGCCAAATCACATCTTCCGGAAAGTGTTACCCGAGGCGCTTCGGCGCTCCTTAGCCTTGAAGCTGGTGTTGTTTGtgggagcagcaggagccGGGGCCttgttctgctgctgccgggaCTTGCCTGCAGGCTGGAAGGTGACTTCTCTCTCACCGACGACACCTCTGCGACGGGTGGGTTTCTGGCGAGACTGCATATTCTGGGCGCGGGCAGCGAACGAACGATCGCGAGTAGCGCCGACGCCGGACGAAGAAGTGACTTCCATACGGGGTTGGCGGCCGTTAGTGCGCTTGTAGGAGGCCGTGGAGATCTTGCCGGAGGTTGCTGGCTTGGTGAATCTTTCGGGCTCGCTTTCAGACTCGGAGTCgtcggagctggagccgggGACGTCGTCAATCGCTTCCTGCTCGGCGGCGGTGAGGCCGCGCTCTTTTCTCGGGGGCTGGTCGACGGATGtgctggggttgaggagcCTGAATTCGTGAGAGTTCTCGTCGATGGCGAAGTCTTCGTCTTCGAACAGTTTGGCGAAACGGCTGTCGCCCAGGAGGTTCTTGCCGGGCTCTTCGGTgggtg
The window above is part of the Aspergillus luchuensis IFO 4308 DNA, chromosome 8, nearly complete sequence genome. Proteins encoded here:
- the ATG13 gene encoding putative autophagy protein Atg13 (BUSCO:EOG09261V2P;~COG:U;~EggNog:ENOG410PK7X;~InterPro:IPR036570,IPR018731,IPR040182;~PFAM:PF10033;~go_component: GO:1990316 - Atg1/ULK1 kinase complex [Evidence IEA];~go_process: GO:0000045 - autophagosome assembly [Evidence IEA];~go_process: GO:0006914 - autophagy [Evidence IEA]), with translation MHQHPRSPAPAAPPSASRPGANRSDDRRDQDLRPNSPAFDPRVQLTRGLGIETEARSSGQTSSSRPAKEAILKLNQLVSNYHTKAALVILASRIDFSRSDDTPKLNPKVNRWFAIDLEDIDALREELRFWRTNDVSEQLPPPLIIETYLDTKDLTNNQSLVALDEQGKRFDVLESLSRSSEVQAKGPLSSRSEDVILERWRVELGNTPNKALPADLGSNLPKIYKQSIVTFRTLFTYSKLLPAWKLAKRNGRLHTHPALKIRYRILVGKPNPDNSKPDRLTTPLFDSPNRVVDTYTFGTTESPVGYLSIQVTYRTSCEFRVDDSEALLSSRFMGADDEVFRPSLPSRDSNLKAANSGVGSAPVEKRTVEDPDPSRAYGSLSTFHHVGPTTSASPISALRAARESGAASPSPPSSSSRKPVEVVKASPLGRAAVLANESSPGVARRSSISFPPFKAPPLSASPSLVDPPLGMSPRSGTMARPSFPESKNMPPPSMAASARKSLPLPGAPETTATSSNSASPRPTPTARYSSAFTHRRGRPSSGNINKIDDENLSGKTSATSSNPQPGSGLLAEATGTSADSIHADDENITEFLKMLDLRKDLLKTSNSASADVTARRTTATSAALTRFQRMRDSNAQLSESMSSSMLLQRSSTSSSKQLSGVPPMVAGTSISTASSPGKPISPHTPHTPAIPSRLSSNSIVDYGNDRGREQPSSVGDYTPEGPTIPHRPSVATVNAIDIPTSPGLPFPPYRRPSSAAPPPPPVAADDDEIFPFNLRSVSLGAEERSHNSLSALQRQHDLEGATSTTQPTRREQRPPSVSEDPSRRSSSTGHRTSPHKRTSLSGPTATPSPSNNHIYQPRFGLSRGRGLSGGPHSLSSGSSSLARGAPSDLAERDHDRDGNASGSNSGTSAVEDRRGAGRRPSSGRNIPPPPSQAEEDEPLLFAMSDFGASRRSFEEGRHGNQGRRL